The genomic DNA TCAAAGCCCAGCCCGCAAAAAATGGTCCCGGCCCATTACCCTCATCTTCTGCCTCCTCTTCCTCATCCTCATCATCTACACAATTTACTCTCACCACCAATCTTCATCTAATAAATACTACGTCGTTTTGGATTCTGGTAGCACCGGTACACGTGTCTATGTTTACAAAGCtgaaattcaaactcaaaaaaaCGAACACACTTCACTTCCGATTTCGGTTACTTCATTGCGAAACGGGTTAAAGAAAAAATCCGGTTCGCAGAGTGGTCGTGCTTATGATCGTATGGAAACTGAACCGGGTTTAGATAAACTGGTTCATAATGTTACCGGTTTAAAAGGCGCTTTGAAACCGCTCTTAAAATGGGCTATGAAGCAAATTCCTGAAGATTTTCATAAAAGCACTTCTCTTTTTTTATATGCTACTGCTGGTGTTAGGAGATTACCAAATGAAGATTCGAAATGGTTACTTGATAATGCGTGGAATGTTGTTAGGAAAAGTTCCGGTTTTGCTTGTAGGAAAGATTGGGTTAAGATTATTAGTGGGACTGAAGAAGCTTATTTTGGGTGGATTGCTTTGAATTATGATAGTGGGATTTTGGGGGTTAAGCCTAGGAAAGATACTTATGGTGCACTTGATTTAGGTGGGTCGAGTTTGCAAGTTACATTTGAAAGCGATCAAGAACGTTTGAATGGGGAAACTAGTTTGTTTGTTAGGATTGGTGATGTTAATCATCATTTAACGGCGTATTCTTTAGCTGGGTATGGTCTTAATGAAGCATTTGATAAATCGGTTGCATATGTTTTTAAGAAAGGGAAAGTTGGTTTAGGTGGAGTTGTTAAACATCCTTGTTTGCAAAATGGGTTTAAGAATCAGTATACGTGTTCTCGGTGTTTGGTTGGTGAGAGAGGGAATGGAGGGGAGAGTCCGAAAGTTAATGGGAGCGGGAGTGGGaatgttgttggtggtggtgggaAAGTAGTGATGAAGACACCGGTGACTCTTGTAGGTGCGCCAAATTGGCAAGAGTGTAGCGCGATTGCTAAGGTGGCTGTTAATTTGTCGGAATGGTCTGATGTTGGTCAGGGTCTTGATTGTGAAGTGAATCCTTGTGCTTTGCGAGAGAATCTTCCTCGCCCATTGGGTCATTTTTATGTGATTTCGGGGTTTTTTGTGGTGTATAGGTTTTTCAATTTGACTTCTGAGGCTACTATTGATGATGTGTTGGAAAAGGGTAGGGagttttgtgaaaaaaaatgggACGTGGCTAAGAAAAGTGTTGCTCCACAGCCTTTTATCGAGCAATATTGTTTCAGGGGGCCTTATGTTGCGTCTTTGCTGAGAGAGGGTTTGCATATTACAGATAGACATATAACTGTTGGCTCTGGAAGTATCACTTGGACGCTTGGGGTGGCTTTGTTGGAAGCTGGGAAGTCTTATTCGACCAGATTTGGGCTTCGTGGATTTGACTTGGTTCAGATGAAGATGAATCCTCTGATTCTTATTCCCATTTTGTTACTTTCTCTTATTCTTTTATGTTGCGCTTTATCATGTGTCCTCAAATGGGTGCCAAGATTTTTCCGGAGGCAATACCTTCCCCTTTTCAGGCATAACACCACGTCCAGTTCATCTGTTCTTAATATCCCGTCTCCTTTATGGTTCAAGAGTTGGAGTCCAATTATTTCTGGTAAGCTATTTACATGCGTACAAATTATATATTACATCACCACATAGCTTATTTATCAGAGTTATCCATTCCATTTTACAACTAATGACCCCATAAGTTTAATGGCATGAGGTTGCTGACACATCATCAACAGTTAAGTTAGTGACCTTTGTGCAATTGTTTATTGTAATATGTTGGAAATTCTGCCTCCATTGTGGTTCACCCCTAGCTGCCTAACTGTAGCATTTGGGTtgccttcattgcagcctccaacaccttcattgtgtttgGTGTGaaggggtggatttagtcccacattgcATAGATATATGGCATGTGTAGTGTTTATAAAGCTTGGGCagccctcaccttacaagccggttttgtaaggttgaCTTAGGCCTAGCCCaaattctaatatggtatcaaaGCCTATCCAATATGTGTTGAGTCATCTGCTATTATTTTGGAAATAAACTGTAAATAATGTACAACCTTGGACCTAGAAGATATT from Medicago truncatula cultivar Jemalong A17 chromosome 8, MtrunA17r5.0-ANR, whole genome shotgun sequence includes the following:
- the LOC11419531 gene encoding probable apyrase 7: MVFGKTSGGKSTLRISSSLQDLTSYRHLNPQDPISTVHPITQHQQQQQLLPNSTFSKTKPPQTQSPARKKWSRPITLIFCLLFLILIIYTIYSHHQSSSNKYYVVLDSGSTGTRVYVYKAEIQTQKNEHTSLPISVTSLRNGLKKKSGSQSGRAYDRMETEPGLDKLVHNVTGLKGALKPLLKWAMKQIPEDFHKSTSLFLYATAGVRRLPNEDSKWLLDNAWNVVRKSSGFACRKDWVKIISGTEEAYFGWIALNYDSGILGVKPRKDTYGALDLGGSSLQVTFESDQERLNGETSLFVRIGDVNHHLTAYSLAGYGLNEAFDKSVAYVFKKGKVGLGGVVKHPCLQNGFKNQYTCSRCLVGERGNGGESPKVNGSGSGNVVGGGGKVVMKTPVTLVGAPNWQECSAIAKVAVNLSEWSDVGQGLDCEVNPCALRENLPRPLGHFYVISGFFVVYRFFNLTSEATIDDVLEKGREFCEKKWDVAKKSVAPQPFIEQYCFRGPYVASLLREGLHITDRHITVGSGSITWTLGVALLEAGKSYSTRFGLRGFDLVQMKMNPLILIPILLLSLILLCCALSCVLKWVPRFFRRQYLPLFRHNTTSSSSVLNIPSPLWFKSWSPIISGESRTKTPLSPTIAGSQDRPFSLGHGLGDNSAGIQMMESSFYPAASSVSHSYSSTNLGQMPFDSSNIGTFWKPHRSQMRLQSRRSQSREDLNSSVADAHMVNV